One Cohnella candidum genomic region harbors:
- a CDS encoding ABC transporter substrate-binding protein — translation MKKLTWLALVMSLVLIVAACGKKNDNAGSGSSPSASASASASDSASPSPSESAAGKTYKIGISQIVEHPSLDATREGFLAALKDAGLEEGKNLTVDFNTAQGDPSNNTAIAQKLANDKDDLVLGIATPSAQALVQNVKNAPILFAAVTDPLAAQIVKDMNAPGGNVTGASDTNPEATTKLVEFIAANFPKVKTVGLVINEGETNAVVMAKKAEEELGKKGIKLIKAPVTNTSEVKQAAESLVGKADAFYITLDNMVVSGVDSIIQVAQKNKIPFFSSDRDTVEKGAFATVGFKYYDHGYQVGQMAADILLHGKKPGDMPVLMQQKLDLILNLKVAKDYGIEVTDAMKNAVQDQSQNLIQ, via the coding sequence ATGAAGAAATTGACTTGGCTCGCACTCGTAATGTCCCTCGTATTGATCGTTGCCGCGTGCGGCAAAAAGAACGACAACGCCGGCTCCGGCAGCAGCCCTTCCGCTTCGGCTTCCGCGAGCGCCAGCGATAGCGCAAGCCCGAGCCCAAGCGAAAGCGCTGCAGGCAAAACCTATAAAATCGGGATTTCCCAAATCGTCGAGCATCCATCCCTGGACGCGACCCGCGAAGGGTTCTTGGCTGCCCTGAAAGACGCCGGCCTCGAAGAAGGCAAAAACCTGACGGTGGATTTCAACACCGCGCAGGGCGATCCGTCCAATAACACGGCCATCGCGCAAAAACTCGCGAACGATAAAGACGACCTCGTCCTCGGCATCGCGACGCCTTCCGCGCAAGCGCTCGTGCAAAACGTCAAAAACGCGCCGATCCTGTTCGCGGCCGTCACCGATCCGCTTGCCGCCCAGATCGTCAAGGACATGAACGCTCCCGGCGGCAACGTAACCGGCGCGTCCGACACGAACCCGGAAGCGACGACGAAGCTGGTCGAGTTCATCGCGGCCAACTTCCCGAAAGTCAAAACGGTCGGCCTCGTCATCAACGAAGGCGAAACGAACGCCGTCGTCATGGCGAAGAAAGCCGAAGAAGAGCTGGGCAAGAAGGGCATCAAGCTGATCAAAGCGCCGGTCACGAACACTTCCGAAGTGAAGCAAGCCGCCGAATCGCTCGTCGGCAAAGCGGACGCGTTCTACATCACGCTGGACAACATGGTCGTCAGCGGCGTGGATTCCATCATTCAAGTGGCGCAAAAGAACAAGATCCCGTTCTTCTCCAGCGACCGCGATACGGTCGAGAAGGGCGCATTCGCCACCGTCGGTTTCAAATACTATGACCACGGCTACCAAGTCGGCCAGATGGCCGCGGACATTTTGCTGCACGGCAAAAAACCGGGCGACATGCCGGTTCTGATGCAACAGAAGCTCGATTTGATTTTGAACCTGAAAGTCGCGAAAGACTATGGCATTGAAGTGACCGACGCCATGAAAAACGCCGTGCAGGATCAATCGCAAAACCTGATCCAGTGA
- the guaA gene encoding glutamine-hydrolyzing GMP synthase — translation MIVVLDFGGQYNQLIARRIRDLGVYSELLPYNTSADKLRALSPKGIVFSGGPASVYAEGAPSVDPGVYDLGVPILGICYGMQLMTHQQGGKVEPAHKREYGKSDVDFAGACDLVHGLEARQTVWMSHGDHVTELPAGFRVDASTAHAPVAAMSDPARKFYAVQFHPEVRHSVYGNDMIRNFLFRVCDCRGDWTMESFIDDTIREIREEVGDQKVLCALSGGVDSSVVAALIHRAIGDQLTCMFIDHGLLRKGEADSVMETFVGKFDMNVVKIDASERFLGKLKGVDDPEQKRKIIGNEFIRVFEEESAKFDDFAFLAQGTLYTDIVESGTATAQTIKSHHNVGGLPEDMKFKLVEPLKALFKDEVRKVGEECGLPAEIVWRQPFPGPGLAIRVLGEVTEDKLEIVRESDAILRDEIAKAGLDREIWQYFTALPNMKSVGVMGDGRTYSYTVGIRAVTSIDGMTADWARIPWDVLEKISVRIVNEVQNVNRIVYDITSKPPATIEWE, via the coding sequence ATGATCGTCGTCCTGGACTTCGGCGGCCAATACAACCAATTGATCGCCCGCCGTATCCGCGATCTCGGAGTCTACAGCGAACTGCTTCCTTACAATACGTCGGCGGACAAGCTCCGCGCTCTGTCTCCCAAAGGAATCGTCTTCTCCGGCGGACCGGCAAGCGTGTACGCGGAAGGCGCGCCGTCGGTCGATCCCGGGGTGTACGACCTTGGCGTCCCGATCCTCGGCATCTGCTACGGCATGCAACTGATGACCCACCAGCAGGGTGGCAAAGTAGAGCCGGCCCACAAACGCGAATACGGCAAATCGGACGTCGATTTCGCGGGCGCCTGCGATCTGGTTCACGGCCTGGAGGCCCGCCAGACCGTATGGATGAGCCACGGCGACCATGTCACCGAGCTGCCGGCCGGCTTCCGCGTCGACGCGAGCACGGCGCATGCTCCCGTGGCCGCGATGAGCGATCCTGCCCGCAAGTTTTATGCGGTACAGTTCCACCCCGAGGTTCGCCACTCCGTGTACGGCAACGACATGATCCGCAACTTCCTGTTCCGCGTCTGCGATTGCCGCGGCGACTGGACGATGGAGTCGTTCATCGACGATACGATCCGCGAGATCCGCGAAGAGGTCGGCGACCAGAAGGTGCTGTGCGCCTTGTCCGGCGGCGTCGATTCCTCCGTGGTCGCGGCGCTCATTCACCGAGCCATCGGCGACCAATTGACCTGCATGTTCATCGACCACGGCCTTCTCCGCAAGGGCGAGGCGGACAGCGTCATGGAGACGTTCGTCGGCAAGTTCGACATGAACGTCGTGAAGATCGACGCCAGCGAGCGTTTCCTCGGCAAGCTGAAGGGCGTCGACGATCCGGAGCAGAAGCGCAAAATCATCGGCAACGAATTCATCCGCGTGTTCGAGGAAGAGTCAGCGAAGTTCGATGACTTCGCGTTCCTCGCGCAAGGCACGCTGTATACCGACATCGTGGAAAGCGGCACGGCGACCGCGCAGACGATCAAATCCCACCACAACGTGGGCGGGCTTCCGGAAGACATGAAATTCAAGCTTGTCGAACCTCTGAAGGCGCTGTTCAAGGACGAAGTCCGCAAGGTCGGCGAAGAATGCGGCCTTCCGGCGGAAATCGTTTGGCGCCAGCCGTTCCCGGGTCCGGGGCTCGCGATCCGCGTGCTCGGCGAAGTCACGGAAGACAAGCTCGAAATCGTCCGCGAGTCCGACGCGATTCTCCGCGACGAGATCGCCAAGGCCGGTCTCGACCGGGAGATTTGGCAATACTTCACCGCGCTCCCGAACATGAAGAGCGTCGGCGTCATGGGTGACGGCCGAACGTACTCGTACACGGTGGGCATTCGCGCGGTCACTTCGATCGACGGCATGACGGCCGACTGGGCGCGCATTCCGTGGGACGTGCTGGAGAAGATTTCGGTGCGCATCGTCAACGAAGTCCAGAACGTCAACCGGATCGTCTACGACATCACTTCCAAGCCGCCGGCGACGATCGAGTGGGAGTAA
- a CDS encoding ABC transporter permease: MLESIPGAIQLGLLYAFMSLGVYITYRILDFPDLTVDGSFTTGAAIAAVMITHGYSPWISTVCAFLGGLAAGAVTGLLHTKGKINALLSGILMMIALYSINLRISKVPNVPLINEDTVFTSVSPWFLMPVAVIVIKLLLDAFFHTDLGLSLRATGDNPRMIRSFGAHTDNTKIIGVSLSNGLVALSGAFVAQQQGYSDQSMGIGMIVIGLAAVIIGEAIIGGRRIFWATLSAVVGMIVYRIIIALALQVPWFKASDLKVITAVIVIFALVVPTIQRSWKQKNAARRRAAELAGAMTGKTGGGR, encoded by the coding sequence ATGCTCGAGTCTATACCCGGAGCGATACAGTTAGGCCTGTTGTACGCCTTCATGTCGCTCGGCGTTTACATCACGTACCGGATTCTCGATTTTCCCGATCTCACCGTCGACGGAAGTTTTACGACCGGCGCCGCAATCGCGGCGGTCATGATCACGCACGGCTACTCCCCCTGGATTTCGACGGTCTGCGCCTTCCTGGGCGGGCTGGCGGCGGGGGCGGTGACGGGCCTGCTTCATACCAAAGGCAAAATCAACGCGCTGTTGTCCGGGATCCTGATGATGATCGCGTTGTATTCGATCAACCTCCGGATCTCCAAGGTACCGAACGTTCCGCTCATCAACGAGGACACCGTGTTTACTTCGGTTTCGCCGTGGTTCCTGATGCCCGTCGCGGTCATCGTGATCAAGCTGTTGCTCGACGCTTTCTTCCATACGGATCTCGGCCTGAGCCTGCGCGCGACCGGCGACAATCCGCGGATGATCCGCAGCTTCGGCGCCCATACCGACAACACCAAAATCATCGGCGTCAGCCTGTCCAACGGCCTGGTGGCCCTGTCCGGCGCGTTCGTCGCGCAGCAGCAGGGCTATTCCGACCAGTCGATGGGCATCGGGATGATCGTTATCGGGCTGGCGGCCGTCATTATCGGCGAAGCGATCATCGGCGGGCGCCGGATTTTCTGGGCGACGCTCTCCGCGGTGGTCGGCATGATCGTCTACCGGATTATCATCGCCCTGGCGCTGCAGGTGCCGTGGTTTAAAGCGTCCGATCTGAAAGTGATCACCGCCGTCATCGTTATTTTCGCGTTGGTCGTTCCGACCATTCAGCGTTCCTGGAAGCAGAAAAACGCGGCAAGGCGCCGCGCGGCCGAGCTGGCCGGAGCGATGACCGGCAAGACGGGGGGTGGACGGTAA
- a CDS encoding ABC transporter ATP-binding protein: MLELSRISKLFFPGSPDEKVALAGINLSLRAGDFVTVIGSNGAGKSTLMNIISGVITPDTGEVRIDGNAVQNLPEYRRSRWIGRVFQDPMAGTAPNMTIEENLAMAYARGKTRGFSFGVTRAKRALFQEQLSRLNLGLERRLKAKVGQLSGGERQALSLLMATFTKPQILLLDEHTAALDPARAELITRLTDSIVREMKLTTLMVTHNMEQAIRLGNRLIMMDKGRIILDVDEERKKDLTVERLLREFETISGHKLADDRVILG; this comes from the coding sequence ATGCTGGAGCTGTCCCGCATTTCGAAGCTGTTCTTCCCCGGTTCCCCCGACGAGAAAGTCGCCCTAGCCGGCATTAACCTGTCGCTGAGGGCGGGAGATTTCGTCACCGTCATCGGGAGCAACGGCGCCGGCAAATCGACGCTGATGAACATTATTTCCGGCGTCATCACGCCGGACACCGGCGAGGTTCGCATCGACGGCAACGCCGTGCAGAACCTGCCGGAGTACCGGAGAAGCCGCTGGATCGGCAGGGTGTTCCAAGATCCGATGGCCGGCACCGCGCCGAACATGACGATCGAAGAGAACCTCGCCATGGCTTACGCCAGGGGCAAGACGCGCGGCTTCAGCTTCGGGGTGACGCGCGCGAAACGTGCGCTCTTCCAAGAGCAGCTCAGCCGCCTGAACCTGGGGCTCGAGAGACGGCTGAAAGCGAAGGTAGGCCAGCTCTCCGGCGGCGAGAGGCAAGCGCTCAGCCTGCTGATGGCCACGTTCACGAAGCCGCAGATCCTGCTCCTCGACGAACATACGGCAGCGCTCGACCCGGCCCGCGCGGAGCTGATCACCCGCTTGACCGACAGCATCGTCCGCGAAATGAAGCTGACGACGCTGATGGTCACGCACAACATGGAGCAGGCCATCCGTCTGGGCAACCGGCTCATCATGATGGACAAAGGGCGGATCATCCTCGACGTGGACGAGGAGCGCAAGAAGGACCTCACCGTGGAGCGGCTGCTCCGCGAGTTCGAGACGATCAGCGGACATAAGCTGGCTGACGATCGCGTCATTTTGGGATAA
- a CDS encoding zinc ribbon domain-containing protein, which produces MNRKKVWAAGGAAALILLAAGLYLFGRWTASESRTVRDFESALRGGDTAKVASMLVTDNDKAKMDEAAARTLLAYLKQDGRLDQAMKELSGSETGIFSVEKNGRQYVLFDRYRVVVHTGTVEARTNYNGAAIKLNGKTVATADSDDYSTQIGPLLPGNYKLEAVFAGDYATLKTEQTVTVNGGGNSAESVDLSLQGEMVTIDANYPQAKIFIDDKDTGALTGGNDSLGPVSTDGSNLVHVEKEFPWGTAKSKPQPITGSSVHVELDPNDDALKDSVMLAASNFIESWMEAYNLLDPAVLKNSSADKKAGLEAGVEDYKKNGLRYESRLKKIVFDTDSIYVQQDSDGSFRTAVSVQSTYDQRFYAAGDTPPAYAEYTDTMTYRLVYEKGEWIVADWYQDYGFQNAHTKTMSYSS; this is translated from the coding sequence ATGAACAGGAAGAAGGTTTGGGCGGCGGGAGGCGCCGCGGCGCTTATTTTGCTGGCCGCCGGGCTGTATTTGTTCGGGAGATGGACGGCGAGCGAAAGCCGGACGGTCCGGGATTTCGAAAGCGCGCTCCGCGGCGGGGATACGGCGAAGGTCGCCTCCATGCTGGTTACGGACAACGATAAAGCGAAAATGGACGAGGCCGCCGCTCGGACGCTGCTGGCCTATTTGAAGCAAGACGGCCGTCTTGATCAAGCGATGAAAGAGTTGAGCGGTTCCGAAACGGGGATATTCTCGGTGGAAAAGAACGGCCGGCAGTACGTCCTGTTCGACCGTTACCGCGTCGTCGTGCACACCGGTACCGTCGAAGCCCGCACGAACTATAATGGCGCCGCGATCAAGCTGAACGGCAAAACCGTCGCGACGGCCGACTCCGACGATTACAGCACGCAGATCGGCCCTTTGCTTCCCGGCAATTACAAGCTGGAAGCGGTATTTGCGGGAGATTACGCGACGCTGAAGACCGAACAGACCGTGACGGTGAACGGCGGCGGAAATTCCGCCGAATCGGTCGACCTATCTCTGCAAGGGGAGATGGTTACGATCGACGCCAACTATCCCCAGGCGAAGATATTCATTGACGACAAGGATACGGGGGCGCTGACCGGAGGCAACGACAGCCTGGGGCCGGTGTCGACGGACGGCAGCAATCTCGTCCATGTGGAGAAAGAGTTTCCCTGGGGGACAGCCAAAAGCAAACCCCAGCCGATTACCGGAAGCTCCGTGCACGTCGAGCTCGATCCGAACGACGACGCGCTCAAGGACAGCGTCATGCTCGCCGCTTCGAATTTCATCGAGAGCTGGATGGAAGCCTATAACTTATTGGATCCGGCGGTTCTCAAGAATTCTTCGGCGGATAAGAAAGCAGGCCTGGAGGCCGGCGTCGAGGATTACAAGAAGAACGGGTTACGGTACGAATCACGTTTGAAGAAAATCGTGTTCGACACGGACAGCATCTACGTCCAGCAGGACAGCGACGGATCGTTCCGCACTGCCGTATCCGTCCAAAGCACTTATGACCAGCGGTTTTACGCCGCCGGGGATACGCCGCCCGCTTACGCCGAATATACCGACACGATGACCTACCGTCTCGTTTATGAGAAAGGGGAATGGATCGTGGCCGATTGGTACCAAGACTACGGTTTCCAGAATGCCCATACCAAAACGATGTCTTATTCGTCATAA
- a CDS encoding NCS2 family permease, with translation MERFFKLKELGSNVRTEIMAGLTTFMTMAYILAVNPSILGATGMDPYGIFLATALAAGIFTIAMGLFVNFPVALAPGMGLNAYFATTVLASKATDHPITPSMGLAAVFISGVIFLILTITQIRQMLIVAIPDGLKHAITVGIGLFIAIIGLKNSGLMTIGLDASVTDVAKGQFMDLQSFETVIHMGSLESTTVWLTILGLVIIGILMVLKVRGAILFGILVTTLIGMIPGVDAVNFDSLKGQTWVPDFGSLNFWDFDFADLFTTGILTAVATFTFVELFDTFGTLVGTANRAGFFKNKEEGGKRVGKAMFVDAVAVSGGAMLGTSTVTAYVESSAGVAEGGRSGLTAVSTGVFFLISLFLAPIALLVPTSATSAALIIVGVLMIQSVKEIDFGDFVIGIPAFLTIVLMPFTYNIANGISYGIVSYVLLAGFANLFGRGKYKIHWLMWILFVLVIARYAFIGSQG, from the coding sequence TTGGAACGTTTCTTTAAGTTGAAGGAACTTGGATCGAACGTACGCACCGAAATCATGGCCGGTTTGACGACGTTCATGACCATGGCTTACATCTTGGCGGTAAACCCGAGCATTCTCGGCGCGACCGGAATGGACCCGTACGGGATCTTCCTGGCGACCGCGCTGGCGGCCGGCATTTTCACGATCGCCATGGGCCTTTTTGTCAATTTCCCCGTCGCGCTGGCTCCGGGCATGGGCCTGAACGCTTACTTCGCGACGACGGTTCTCGCTTCCAAAGCGACGGATCATCCGATCACGCCGAGCATGGGCCTCGCGGCCGTCTTCATTTCGGGCGTCATCTTCCTGATCTTGACCATTACGCAAATTCGCCAAATGCTGATCGTGGCCATTCCGGACGGCTTGAAACACGCGATCACGGTCGGCATCGGCTTGTTCATCGCGATCATCGGCCTCAAAAACAGCGGCCTGATGACGATCGGCCTGGATGCTTCCGTGACGGACGTCGCCAAAGGCCAATTCATGGACCTGCAAAGCTTCGAAACGGTAATCCATATGGGCAGCCTGGAGTCCACGACCGTATGGCTCACGATCCTCGGACTGGTCATCATCGGGATCCTGATGGTGCTGAAGGTTCGCGGCGCGATCCTGTTCGGCATCCTCGTCACGACGCTCATCGGCATGATCCCCGGCGTGGACGCGGTCAACTTCGATTCGCTGAAAGGCCAAACGTGGGTGCCGGATTTCGGCTCGTTGAACTTCTGGGACTTCGATTTCGCGGACCTGTTCACGACCGGCATTCTGACGGCCGTGGCTACGTTTACCTTCGTTGAATTGTTCGACACCTTCGGCACCTTGGTCGGTACGGCCAACCGCGCCGGATTCTTCAAAAACAAAGAAGAAGGCGGCAAACGCGTCGGCAAAGCAATGTTCGTCGATGCCGTGGCCGTCAGCGGCGGCGCGATGCTGGGCACCAGCACGGTGACCGCGTACGTGGAAAGCTCCGCGGGCGTCGCGGAAGGCGGACGCAGCGGCCTGACCGCCGTCAGCACGGGCGTATTCTTCTTGATTTCGCTGTTCCTGGCTCCGATCGCGCTGCTCGTTCCGACGTCGGCGACGAGCGCTGCCCTTATCATCGTCGGCGTCTTGATGATCCAATCCGTCAAGGAAATCGACTTCGGCGACTTCGTCATCGGCATCCCGGCGTTCCTGACGATCGTTCTCATGCCGTTCACCTACAACATCGCCAACGGCATTTCCTACGGCATCGTTTCCTACGTGCTGCTTGCCGGGTTCGCGAACCTGTTCGGCCGCGGCAAGTACAAAATCCACTGGCTCATGTGGATCCTGTTCGTACTCGTTATCGCCCGTTACGCGTTTATCGGTTCCCAGGGCTAA